AGCGAGAGCGTCTCCGCGCTGGTGTCGGCCCCCGAGATGACCTCGACGAGCTGCATCCTGACGGGGGGATTGAAGAAGTGCATCCCGCAGAACCGTTCCGGTCTCGTGGTCTCGCGCCCGAGTTCGGTGATCGATAGCGACGAGGTGTTGGTCACGAAGACGGCCCGGTCGGGGGCGTGTTCCTCGACGGCGGCGTAGACGTCCTTCTTGATGTCGGTCTTCTCGGGCACCACCTCGACGACGACGTCCGCGTCCTCGACCGCCGACGCGAGGTCGACGAGCGGCGTGATCCGCGCCAGCGCCGTGTCGGCCTCCTCACGCGAGACGTGGCCCTTCTCGGCGAGCTTCCCGAGGCTCCACTCGATCTCGTCGTACCCCTGGCCGACGAGCTCCTCGTCGATGTCGCGGAGGGTCACCTCGAACCCCGCGAGGGCGGCGACCTCGGCGATGCCGTGGCCCATGTTCCCCGCACCGAGGACCGCGACGGTCGTGATGTCGTCGGCCGTGATCGGCTCCGAGTCTGCGTCCATGCGCGGTCGTGGGCAGGTCGTCTGTTGAACCTTTCCCTCGTGTCCGTGAGTGGGCACGGCCTCTATGAACGACCTCTGACCTCTGGTCGTGTCGCGTTCGAGAGGGTGTGAGTGGAGCGGGACGGCCGTACTCGAGAGAGAGTGAGTAGAGCGGGACGGCCGAACAGTTCACGATGCGCGGCGAGAGGCCACGACCTCCCCAGCCGATTCCCTCACTCGCTCCGCTGGTTCGGTCATCCCTCGCGCGTGAGTCGCGCGGCTGAACCGCGCGACGTCACGCGCCACCGCATCACCGAGGCAGTCGGCGCGCGGGAGCGATCGGGTGAAGCGAACCAAGGCGTGAAGGCTCGAAGCGGCTCTGCCGCTTCGGTGTTCGTGGCGTATCGTCGCGTCCGCGACCGTCTCCGTGCCGTTTCTACACCCCGCTTTTCGGCGCCGGATCCGATCGAGCCCACGAGACGACAGCGGGACATCGCGACGCAACCGTGAGGGGACGAAACCGCTATTTCCCCGCCGCCGAACGTTCGGACGTGACAGCGACGGACTCCCCCCACGACCACCTCCGCGCGGCCGACGAGGTGCTCGCGGCGCTCATCGACGACCACGGCGAACTCGGGATCGAACCCGCCGAGGACCTCTTCGAACGACTCGTCACCTCGATCCTCCGCCAGCAGGTGTCGATGGCTTCGGCCGCGGCGACCCGCGAGCGCCTCTTCGCGGCCGTCGACGTGACGCCCGCGGGCGTCCTCGCGGCCGACGAGACGGTGCTGAAGGATGCCGGTCTCTCGCGGCAGAAGACACGCTACGTCCGGAACGTCGCCGAGGCCTTCGTCGAGCGCGACTACTCTCACGAACGCTTCAGCGGAATGGACGACGAGGCGGTCGTCGCGGAGCTCACGTCGATCACGGGGGTCGGGGACTGGACCGCTCGGATGCAGCTCATGTTCGCGCTGGGCCGCCCGGACGTCTTCCCCGTCGGGGACCTCGGCATTCGAAAGGGGATGCGGACGCTGTACGGCGACCTCTCCCGCGAGGAGATGGTCGAGAAGGCGGAGGTGTGGCGGCCCTACCGGAGCTACGCGAGCCTCTACCTCTGGCGTTCGAAGGAGGACGTCGCCGAGTCGGTCGCGGAGGTCATCGAGCGGTAACGCCCTCCGAGGCGTCAGTCACCCCCGCCCGGCAGCACCCTGGCTCCGTATTCCCCACATCGGTAGACACGCCGCCAGCCACCGCCGGTCTCGCGGCGCTCGCGGACGTCGCGTGCGCCACAGTCGGGGCAGCGGGTCGGCCCGCCACCGGGCGTGCCCCTCACTCCAGCAGTTCTTCTTCCTCCTCGTCGAGGTTGCGGTCCTCGGCGTCGGAGCGCCGGCGGACGTCGACGCGGTAGTGCTGGAGGATGTCCCGTCCCAAGAGCACGGGGTAGTCCATGTGCGAGCGGTCCTCGACGCTCGCGGTGACGGTGTGCTGGCGGCCGCCGATTCCGATGACGAGGTCGACGACCGGCCGGGCCTTCCCACCCTTGACCGACCCGCTCTTGACGCGGGTCATGCTCTTGATCGGTCCCGCGCCGATCTCCGCGGCGAGCGACGTGTCGATGCTCGTCCGGGTCGCACCCGTGTCGGACTTGGCGAGCGTGGTCGTCGAGCCGCTGGTGCCCGAGACGACGACGTCCTCGATGTAGCCGATGAGTGGCGTGTCCTCGCGCTGGGTCATCGCCGACCGCGGCTTACAGGAGGGCGTGGAGTCGTCGAGCGTCGAGGAGAGCTGTTCGACCCGGGCGTCGTCGACCGCGCCGCCGGCCGTCTCGATGGCGAGTTTGGCGATGTGCGGCGCGGCGCTGGTCCCCGTCGCCTGGTGGAGTCCCTTGAAGCCCGCGGTGGGGTTCACTTCGAGGACGAACCAGCCGTCGTCGCCCTCGACGAGGTCGACGCCGACGTAGTCGAGGCCCATGACCTCGGCGGCATACAGCGCCGTCTCGCGCGCCTCGGTCGGCATGTCGTCCGTGGCGTCCTCGACCGCGCCGCCGAGGGCGACGTTTGTCCGCCAGTCCCCGTCGGGGGCGTAGCGGTACATCGCGCCGACGACCTCGCCGGCGACGATGTACACCCGGAGGTCGCGGTGCCGGGTCTCGTCGCGGTCGATGAGGCTCTGGAGGAACGCCTGCCGGTTGCCGACCTTCGGGTTGACGGGTTCGGTGAGGTCGACCTTCCACGTGCCGCCGCCATGAGTACCGATGGCGGTCTTGTAGACGCCGACGTCGCCGAACCGCTCTCTGCCCTGGTTGAGCCGTTCGTTCGACAGCGCGAGCAGGGCGTCCGGCACCTGGATGTTCCAGTTCGCCAGGGTCGCGGCCGTAGCGAACTTGTGGATCGCGGTGAGGACGGCGTCGGGTTCGTTCAGCATGGGGCGGATGCGGTTGAACGTCGTCGCCAGCCCCAGGAGCTCCGCGGGCTCTTCGGTGTTCGACAGGAGCAGGCGGTTCGCGATGATGTCCACCTCCGGTTCGACGGTCACCTCGCTCCCCTCGATGTTGATCGCGGCGTTCTCACGGCGGAGCCACACAGGCGTGTGGCCCAGGTCCTCGACAGCGTTCAGGATCGCCTTCGTCTCCTTGCTGTTGTGGAGGCTGAGAACACCCACCCGTACGTCGTCCGTTTCGGTCATGTCCTCGGGGTTTCGGACCGGTCGAAAAAGTGTTGACGGTTGCCGCCCCGCCGTGTGACTGACTCGCGCGCTCACGACACGTGTGGGAACGCACACGTCGATCGAGCGCAGGTTCCGGTGACTCACCATTTAAATACGCGGGCGGTCAGTAGCGCATATATGACGAGCGACGGGGCGTTTACGTACAACGGGGGACGGGTCGATCCAGGCGAGACCCAGAACATCCGCTACGGCATCTCCGAGACGTATCTGGGTGACCCCGTTCGCATCCCGGTGACCATCATCAACGGCGAGCGCGAGGGACCGACGGTGTTTCTCACCGCCGCGGCCCACGGCGACGAACTCAATGGCATCGAGGTCGTCCGCGAAGTCGCCTTCGAGTGGGACCTCTCGAACCTCGCGGGGACGCTGGTCTGTATGCCCGTGTTGAACGTCCCCGCGTTCCTCGCCCAGCAGCGCTACCTCCCGATCTACGACCGCGACCTCAACCGGTCGTTCCCCGGCCACGAGGAGTCCACCTCGGCGAAGCGGATGGCCTACCGCATCTTCCAGAACTTCATCGAGCCCTGCGACTTCGGCCTCGACTTCCACACCTCGACGCGGGGACGGACGAACATGCTGCACGTCCGCGCCGACATGACCCACAAGGGGGTCGCCCGGCTCGCCCGCGCGTTCGGCTCGAACGTCATCATCGACGGCGAGGGCCCCGACGGGACGCTGAGGGGAGAGGCGACGAAGGCCGGCGTGCCGACGATCACGGTCGAGATGGGCGAGGCCCACCGCTTCCAGCGGACGCTGATCGACGACGCGCTCGCGGGCGCCGAATCCGTGTTCGCCGAGTACGGCCTCCGGGAGTCGACGCTCGTCCGGTGGCCCGGCTGGCGGACGGTCATCACGGACGACAAGGAGAAGACCTGGATCCGCGCCGACGCCGGCGGGATCGTCGACATGCACTACGAGGTCGGCTCGCTCGTCCACGCCGGCGACCGGATCTGTACGATCACCAACCCGTTCAAGAACGACAACACGTCCGTCGAGGCCCCGTTTACGGGCGTGCTCGTCGGGATCCTGGAGAACCCGGTCGTCTACCCGGGCAATCCCATCTGTCACCTCGTCGAACTCGACGACAAGACCCGGAGCGTCGTCGAGCAGCGGCAGTCACCCGACTACCACGCACACGTCTGAGGAGCCCCGCGCTCGGCGAACGCGTAACTTCTATACCACCCCGGTACAGAGCCACACAGGAGCATGAGTAAGCATTACAATCGTGGTCTCGTCGAGGACTTCGGTCGGTGGCGGGAGTTCTCCGCGGGGATGTGGGCCTGGGTGTTCCACAAGTTCACGGGCTGGGTGCTCGTGGGCTATCTCTTCACCCATATCGCGGTGCTGTCGACCGCG
This Salinigranum marinum DNA region includes the following protein-coding sequences:
- a CDS encoding DNA-3-methyladenine glycosylase 2 family protein, producing MTATDSPHDHLRAADEVLAALIDDHGELGIEPAEDLFERLVTSILRQQVSMASAAATRERLFAAVDVTPAGVLAADETVLKDAGLSRQKTRYVRNVAEAFVERDYSHERFSGMDDEAVVAELTSITGVGDWTARMQLMFALGRPDVFPVGDLGIRKGMRTLYGDLSREEMVEKAEVWRPYRSYASLYLWRSKEDVAESVAEVIER
- a CDS encoding RimK/LysX family protein, with protein sequence MTETDDVRVGVLSLHNSKETKAILNAVEDLGHTPVWLRRENAAINIEGSEVTVEPEVDIIANRLLLSNTEEPAELLGLATTFNRIRPMLNEPDAVLTAIHKFATAATLANWNIQVPDALLALSNERLNQGRERFGDVGVYKTAIGTHGGGTWKVDLTEPVNPKVGNRQAFLQSLIDRDETRHRDLRVYIVAGEVVGAMYRYAPDGDWRTNVALGGAVEDATDDMPTEARETALYAAEVMGLDYVGVDLVEGDDGWFVLEVNPTAGFKGLHQATGTSAAPHIAKLAIETAGGAVDDARVEQLSSTLDDSTPSCKPRSAMTQREDTPLIGYIEDVVVSGTSGSTTTLAKSDTGATRTSIDTSLAAEIGAGPIKSMTRVKSGSVKGGKARPVVDLVIGIGGRQHTVTASVEDRSHMDYPVLLGRDILQHYRVDVRRRSDAEDRNLDEEEEELLE
- a CDS encoding succinylglutamate desuccinylase/aspartoacylase family protein: MTSDGAFTYNGGRVDPGETQNIRYGISETYLGDPVRIPVTIINGEREGPTVFLTAAAHGDELNGIEVVREVAFEWDLSNLAGTLVCMPVLNVPAFLAQQRYLPIYDRDLNRSFPGHEESTSAKRMAYRIFQNFIEPCDFGLDFHTSTRGRTNMLHVRADMTHKGVARLARAFGSNVIIDGEGPDGTLRGEATKAGVPTITVEMGEAHRFQRTLIDDALAGAESVFAEYGLRESTLVRWPGWRTVITDDKEKTWIRADAGGIVDMHYEVGSLVHAGDRICTITNPFKNDNTSVEAPFTGVLVGILENPVVYPGNPICHLVELDDKTRSVVEQRQSPDYHAHV